The bacterium genome includes the window CACGTGCACGGCGAGACGGCCCGCCTGGTGCACCTCGGCGGCCCGCGCCGCCCGCATCCACCGTGGTCCCGACGTTTCCATCTCGTCCCTCCCCGCGCCGATTAGTCCGACTCGCCGTATTCGACCGCGGGCTCCTCGATCGCCGGGGCGAGGCCCCGCGTGGAGAGTGCCGCGACGGCCAGCACCGCTCCGGCCGCCACAAACACCGGCCGAATGGTTGCCGCCGCCGCGAACAGCCCGCCGGCGATCGGCCCCACGAGGTTGCCGATCATGATCGCGCTGCTCGTGAGCCCCATGATCCCGCCGAGCCGCTCAGGCGGCGTACGCCGTGCCACGATCGCGTAGAGCGGCGGCATGAGGCCGCCGACCGCCAACCCGAGCGCCGCGCGGAGAATGAACAGCGCGACGGGCCCCCGCACCGCGGCCTGCGCGATGTAGGTCACGCACGCACCCCACAGCACCATCGTGAGGACGCGCCCCTCGCCGAGGCGGTCGGACACTCTGCCCCACATCGCCGCGCCGAGCATCGACGCGAACCCCGTCACAGAAAAGAGTACCCCGGCGACGGTGGCGACCCGCGGCGCGGGCACGCCGAGCGTCTGCACGAACACGGGAAAGATCGGCTCGACGGCCATCACCGCGAGATTGCTGGTGCAGAGAAGCAGGCCGACCGTCCGCAGTACCGGCGAGCCGAAAAAATAGGCGAGGTTGTCGCGAACGCCGGGTCCGCCCTCGCGGGCGCGCCCGCCCGTCGATTCGCGCGTCGCGACCAGGACGACCGCGGCGCCGGCCCAGCATGAGAGCCCGGTAAACACGAACACCCACCGGTAGCCGATTTCGTCGGCGAGCGCGCCGCCGATCAGCGGGCCGATGATGCCGCCCGCCGTCAGCGAGCTTTGGAGGATGCCCATCGCCGTCCCGAGCCGGTCGCGAGGAATCGACGACGAGACGAGCGCATTGGTCGCGGCGACAAACCCGCTCACGGCGCCCTGGACCATGCGCAGGGCCAGCAACTGCCACACCGCGCCGACGGTCGCGGCCAGCATGTTCGTCAGGCCGATGCCCGCGAGCGCGCGCAGCACCATGATCTTGCGGCCGTAGCGGTCCCCGAGCACGCCCCACAGCGGCGCGATGAGCGTCTGCGCCAGGAACGGCGCCGCGAACAGAATTCCGCTCAACCGTTCGACGTCGTCGAGGCGGTGCACGCCGAGCGTGCCGATGTAGAGCGGCATGAACGGCACCACGAGGGTGAGACCGACCATCGTGATGAACTGGGCGGCCCACAGCGCGTACAGATTTTTTTGCCACTGCGCCATCGTGTTCGCCTCTACACCGCGCGCGCCGCGGCCTGTAATGACACGGCCGCCCGGCGGGAAGGTCTCGACCTCCGGCCGCAAGAATCTGTGCGGGCACCCACCACGCACGGCACGGAGGCCTGGATGCCCCAACCGCTCGGACCCGACGCGCTAGCGAAACTTCGCACGTACACGACCCCAACGCTTTCCAACGCGATCGAGACGTTCAACGTCCGGCCGAAGAACGCCGGGTTTACGACGGGACGGGTGCGCTGTCTCTTTCCCGACCTCGGGCCCATGGTTGGATACGCCGTCACCGCGACCTGCCGTGCCGGGACGGCCCCGCCCCCCGACGCCACCGCGCGCCGGGCGGCGTTGTGGCGGGCGATCGAGACGGTGCCGGCGCCGCGGGTCGTCGTGATCCAAGACCTGGATGATCCGCCGGGTATCGGCGCGTTTTGGGGCGAGGTGCAAAGTACGATCCATCATGCGCTGGGTTGTGTGGGTACGGTCACGAACGGCGGCGTCCGCGATCTCGACGAGGTGCGCGCGCTCGGCTTTCACTTTTTCGCCGGAAGCGTCGTGGTCTCCCGCGCCTACGTGCACCTGGTCGGCGTCGGCGATCCGGTCGAGGTCGACGGCCTGCCGGTGCGGCCCGGCGATCTGCTGCACGCGGATCAGCACGGCGTCGTGTCGATTCCCCACGAGATCGCCGGGCGGCTCGACGACGCCGTCGAGCGGGTGAACCGGTCGGAGCAGGAGATCCTGGCGTACTGCCGCCGACCCGACTTCACCCGGGAAGGCCTCGAAGCGATCTACCTGAAGCGGAGATAGCGGCATGCTCGCCAAGGTCGCGATGTTCGAGATGCTGCGCGCGCGCGGGGTCCGCCACGTCTTCGGCAATCCCGGCACGACCGAGCTCAACTTCATGGAGATGTTCGCGGACTATCCCGACATCCAGTACGTGCTGGCGCTGCAGGACGCGATTCCGGTCGGGATGGCGTACGGCTATGCGCAGGCGACCGGCCGGCCCGCCTTCGTGAACTTACATATCACCCCCGGGCTCGCCAACGGACTCGGCAACATCTTCAACGCCTATCGCGCGAAGGTGCCGCTCGTCGTCACCGCGGGCCAGGTGGACACCCGGATGATCCTGCAAGAGCCGGCGCTGTGGAGCGATCTCGCGCGGCTGGCGTCCCCCTACACCAAATGGTCGTATGAGGCGCGCGCGCCCGAGGACGTGCCGCCCGCGCTGGCGCGCGCGTTCAAGACGGCGGCCGCGGCGCCGGCCGGCCCCGTGTTTCTCGGGCTGCCGATGAACTGCCTCGACGGCGAAGTCCCCGGCCCCGCGCCGTGGTTCGACGTCGATGCGGAGACCCGGCCGGCGCCCGCCGTGATCGACCGGATCGCCGCCGCGCTCGCAGACGCGCGCGATCCCGTGCTGCTCGTTGGGGGCGGCGCGGCGACGCCGCGGGCCCGCGAGGCGCTGGTCCGGATCGCGGAAGCGACCGGCGCGCGCGTGTACGGCGAGCGCCTTCCCACCCGGTCCGCGTTCCCGACCGACCACCCGCAGTACCTCGGCATGGCCGGCTTGGCCCTGCCGGAGCTTCAGGCCGAGCTCGGCGGCGCGGACGTGGTGGTGCTCGCGGGCGCGCGGAAGTTCGCGGGCCTCTTGTACACGCCGCCGGTCAATCTCGCGGCGCGGACGACCGTCGTGCACATCGACCCCGACCCCTGGGAGATCGGCAAGAACATCGTCCCCACGATCGGCGCCGTCGGGGATGTGAGCGCCACCCTCTCGGAGATCGCGGACCGCCTCGCCGAGCGCCTCGGCGGGGCGCCGCCGCGGGCCGCCGAGCAGCGCCGCGCGGCGGTCGCCAAGGAGCGCGCGCAGCGGGAGGAACGCTGGCGCCAGGCCGCGGCGCTTCCGAGGCCGGGCGAGCGGATGTCGGCGGCCTGCGCTTACCGGATTCTCGGCGAGGCGATGGACGACCGGACGACCATCGTCGATGAGGCGGTGACGGCCGCGCGGATCGCGGACCGCTATCTGCCGCTGCGGACCGAGCAATCGTATCTCGGCATCGCCGCGGGCTCGCTCGGGCTCGGCCTCCCCGCCGCGCTCGGAGCGCAGATGGCGTGGCCCGACCGCCGGGTGATTTGCACGATCGGCGACGGATCGCTGATGTACACGGTCCAGGCGCTGTGGACCGCGGCGCGGTACCACATCCCGGTAACCGTGTTGGTCGTCGACAACCGGGCCTACGAGGTGCTCAAGTCCGGGATGAGATCGTACAAGGGCGGGAACGTGCGGCCGGACCGTCTCGTGGGAATGGATCTCGATCAGCCGCCGATCGACATTCCCGCGGTGTCCCGCGGCTTCGGGGTGGCGGCGCAGGTCGTGAACGACCCGGCCGAGCTGCGCGCGGCGCTCGCGGAGCGCTCGCCCGAGCCGCGCCTCATCGACGTGATGGTGCGCGAGGGGATCTAGTCCGTCAGGCCCGGGCGGGCCGTCGTCCAGAACAGCGGATTGACCCAGTGCCCGTCCGCGTACAACCCCCAGTGCAGGCTCGGTCCCGTCACGAGGCCCGTCGCACCGATGCGGCCGATGAGGTCGCCCGGTGCCACGCGTTCGCCTTCATGGACGGCGAACGATGAGAGGTGCAGGTACTCGGTCAGCACGCCCTGTCCGTGGTCCAACACGATCGTGTTGCCGCCGAGCGGCAACGCCCGCGCGAGGGCCACGAGGGCGCCACTCGGCGCCGTGACCGGTACGCCGGCCGGCACGTCAAAGTCCACGCCCTGGTGCCACCATTCCCGGCGGCCGTTATAGAAGCCCTGGTCGCCGTACGGCGAATCGACCGGTCCGGTGACCGGTGCGTGAAATGGCCCGGACCAAAACGCTTCCGGCGTGCGTCGTCCGAGCACCGAGTTGAGGGCCGCGGCCTCGATCGCGAGATTCTTGGGAGTGACGAGTCCCATGGTCTTGGGGGGCAGCGTGAGATGCCGCTCCGCGAATTGCGTCCGGCCGATTCGAACGGTTCGCCGCGCGGTGACGGCGCTTCCGCCGGGCGGGGTAATCACCACCGCCACCGGGTAGGTCCCCGGCGGCGTATCGGGATCGGTGCCGCGAAGCGCGCGCCACGTTCCCTCGGTCACCGCAAAGACCGGCAGCGATGCGCCGTTGAACCGCACCGCCACGCTGGACCCCGCGGCCGCGTGGATAACGATGGCCACGGTATCGCCTTGAACGGGCGCGGGCGGGGCGATCACCACCGGCGCGGCGGCCGCGGCTCCCGATGGCGGCCGCACCTGACCTGCCAGCGCGAGCAGCGCGACCGCCGCGACCGCCCGGCCCCACGTCCACGCACGCCGGCGAGCGGCGGGGCGTCCGCGGTTCACGATTTCGGACTGCTCACGGTCCACAGAGGTGCCCACGGCCGTTCCGTATGATTTGTTCCTCGACGGCGGTCACGGTGCCTCCGGGTGGCTACGCGGTGTCGGGGGTCAGCAGGTCCCGCAGCCAGTCGCCGACCAGATTGAAGCCCATCACCGTCAGCATGATCGCGAGTCCCGGAAAGGTCGAATCCCACCACGCCGTCTGGATGTAGTTGCGGCTGTCGGCCAGCATCCCGCCCCACGACGGGATCGACGGATCCGCGCCGAGCCCGAGGAACGTGAGGGCCGCCTCGAGGAGAATGTTGTTGGCGACGCTGAGCGTCGCCAACACGGACACCGCGCCGAGCGCGTTCGGCAGCACGTGCGCCCAGATGATGCGCCGGTCGGCGAGCCCGATCGCGCGCGCCGCCTGGATGTAGTCCGTCTCCCGCACGGCGAGCGTCTCACTCCGCACCAGGCGCGCGTACGAGGCCCACTGCGTCACCGCCAGCACCAGCACGATCCGGCTGAGCCCCGGCCCCAGCACCGCGATTACAACGATCGCGAACAGAATGAACGGGAAGCTGAGCTGGAGATCCGCCGCCCGCATCGCCAACTCGCCCCACCAGCCGCCGTAGTAGCCGGCGAGGAGGCCGAGGCAGGTGCCCGCGATCCCGCTCACGGCCACCGACAGCACGCCGACTTCGAGCGATACCCGCGCCCCGTAAATGATGCGGCTCAAGAGGTCGCGGCCGATCGCGTCCGTGCCGAGCGGGTACGCCGAGGGACGCAGCCACGAGGGGGGCAAGAGCCGCGCGCCGAGGTCCGCCGCGTCGGGCGCGTGCGGCGCGAGGAGCGGCGCCGCGATCGCGCTGAGGGCCGCCGCGGCGACCAGCCCGAGGCCCACGAACAGCGTCAGCCGGAGCCCGATCGGCCGGCGGTGCCTCGGGCGCGCCTGGGGCAGCGGCCCGGAGACCGCCTGCGCCGCCGTCACGAGCTCACCCGGACGCGCGGATTCAACAGGCCGTAGCTCAGATCCACCAGGAGGTTGACGAGCACGACCGCCAGGGCGAGCACGACGACAACGCCCTGCACGACCGGATAATCGCGGTAGGTCACCGCCTGCAGCGCCAGCTGCCCGAGTCCGGGCCACGCGAAGACATTTTCCAGCACCACCACTCCGCCGAGCAGCGCCCCGAACTGCAGGCCCACGAACGTCACGACCGGCAGCAGCGCGTTGCGGAGGCCGTGGCGCACCACCACGCGGCCCTCGCGGAGGCCCTTCGCGCGGGCCGTGCGCATGTACGGCTGCCCCAGCGTGTCGAGCAGACTCGCGCGCACGAGCCGCACGAGCGTGCTCGCCAGAATGACCCCCAAGGTCACGCACGGCAGCACGAGCGACGCCGGCCCGCTGTACCCCGAGGGCGGGAGCCAGCGCAGGCGGACGGCGACGATCAAGATCAGCATGATCGCGAGCCAGAAGTTTGGGAACGAGAGGCCGAGCAGGCTGCCGACCCGGATCAGGAAATCGGCGAGCGCGTTGCGGTGCGTCGCGGCGTAGGCGCCGAGCGGGAACGCCGCCGCGAGCGCCACGAGCATGCCGCCTACGCCGAGGGCGAGCGTCGGCCCGGCCCGTTCCAGGATCACCCCCGCGACGGGTTGGCCGCTGCGAAACGACGTGCCGAGATCGCCGCGGACGGCTCCGGCGACGAAGCCGGCGTACTGCGCGAGGAACGGCCGGTCAGTGCCCAACGCGTGCCGGATCCGCGCGATGTCCTCGGCGCTCGGCGCGGATCCCTGGAAGAGCACCACCGCCGGATCGCCGGTCAGGCGAATGCCAAACGCGACGAAGAGCGAGATCGCCGCCAGGACGGCGAGCGCCCCTCCCGCCCTGGCGGCGACGAAACGAATCACGCGGCCGCGTCTATCGCGTGGACACTTGCAGCAGCCGCACCCGGTCGTCCGGCGGTGCTGCGAACCCCTCCACCCGCTTGTTGACGCCCCACAGGTTCACGCTCTGCCAGAGCGGAAAATCGATCGCCAGGTCGTAGAGACGCCGGTCGAGGCTCTGGAACGCCTTGAGGCGCGTCCGCTGGTCGTTGGTCGTGCGCTCCGCGTCAAGGTACTTCTCGACGTCCGCGTCGGTGAAGACGGGGTTCCA containing:
- a CDS encoding MFS transporter; the protein is MAQWQKNLYALWAAQFITMVGLTLVVPFMPLYIGTLGVHRLDDVERLSGILFAAPFLAQTLIAPLWGVLGDRYGRKIMVLRALAGIGLTNMLAATVGAVWQLLALRMVQGAVSGFVAATNALVSSSIPRDRLGTAMGILQSSLTAGGIIGPLIGGALADEIGYRWVFVFTGLSCWAGAAVVLVATRESTGGRAREGGPGVRDNLAYFFGSPVLRTVGLLLCTSNLAVMAVEPIFPVFVQTLGVPAPRVATVAGVLFSVTGFASMLGAAMWGRVSDRLGEGRVLTMVLWGACVTYIAQAAVRGPVALFILRAALGLAVGGLMPPLYAIVARRTPPERLGGIMGLTSSAIMIGNLVGPIAGGLFAAAATIRPVFVAAGAVLAVAALSTRGLAPAIEEPAVEYGESD
- a CDS encoding RraA family protein; amino-acid sequence: MPQPLGPDALAKLRTYTTPTLSNAIETFNVRPKNAGFTTGRVRCLFPDLGPMVGYAVTATCRAGTAPPPDATARRAALWRAIETVPAPRVVVIQDLDDPPGIGAFWGEVQSTIHHALGCVGTVTNGGVRDLDEVRALGFHFFAGSVVVSRAYVHLVGVGDPVEVDGLPVRPGDLLHADQHGVVSIPHEIAGRLDDAVERVNRSEQEILAYCRRPDFTREGLEAIYLKRR
- a CDS encoding thiamine pyrophosphate-dependent enzyme gives rise to the protein MLAKVAMFEMLRARGVRHVFGNPGTTELNFMEMFADYPDIQYVLALQDAIPVGMAYGYAQATGRPAFVNLHITPGLANGLGNIFNAYRAKVPLVVTAGQVDTRMILQEPALWSDLARLASPYTKWSYEARAPEDVPPALARAFKTAAAAPAGPVFLGLPMNCLDGEVPGPAPWFDVDAETRPAPAVIDRIAAALADARDPVLLVGGGAATPRAREALVRIAEATGARVYGERLPTRSAFPTDHPQYLGMAGLALPELQAELGGADVVVLAGARKFAGLLYTPPVNLAARTTVVHIDPDPWEIGKNIVPTIGAVGDVSATLSEIADRLAERLGGAPPRAAEQRRAAVAKERAQREERWRQAAALPRPGERMSAACAYRILGEAMDDRTTIVDEAVTAARIADRYLPLRTEQSYLGIAAGSLGLGLPAALGAQMAWPDRRVICTIGDGSLMYTVQALWTAARYHIPVTVLVVDNRAYEVLKSGMRSYKGGNVRPDRLVGMDLDQPPIDIPAVSRGFGVAAQVVNDPAELRAALAERSPEPRLIDVMVREGI
- a CDS encoding M23 family metallopeptidase; protein product: MGTSVDREQSEIVNRGRPAARRRAWTWGRAVAAVALLALAGQVRPPSGAAAAAPVVIAPPAPVQGDTVAIVIHAAAGSSVAVRFNGASLPVFAVTEGTWRALRGTDPDTPPGTYPVAVVITPPGGSAVTARRTVRIGRTQFAERHLTLPPKTMGLVTPKNLAIEAAALNSVLGRRTPEAFWSGPFHAPVTGPVDSPYGDQGFYNGRREWWHQGVDFDVPAGVPVTAPSGALVALARALPLGGNTIVLDHGQGVLTEYLHLSSFAVHEGERVAPGDLIGRIGATGLVTGPSLHWGLYADGHWVNPLFWTTARPGLTD
- a CDS encoding ABC transporter permease → MGLRLTLFVGLGLVAAAALSAIAAPLLAPHAPDAADLGARLLPPSWLRPSAYPLGTDAIGRDLLSRIIYGARVSLEVGVLSVAVSGIAGTCLGLLAGYYGGWWGELAMRAADLQLSFPFILFAIVVIAVLGPGLSRIVLVLAVTQWASYARLVRSETLAVRETDYIQAARAIGLADRRIIWAHVLPNALGAVSVLATLSVANNILLEAALTFLGLGADPSIPSWGGMLADSRNYIQTAWWDSTFPGLAIMLTVMGFNLVGDWLRDLLTPDTA
- a CDS encoding ABC transporter permease; amino-acid sequence: MIRFVAARAGGALAVLAAISLFVAFGIRLTGDPAVVLFQGSAPSAEDIARIRHALGTDRPFLAQYAGFVAGAVRGDLGTSFRSGQPVAGVILERAGPTLALGVGGMLVALAAAFPLGAYAATHRNALADFLIRVGSLLGLSFPNFWLAIMLILIVAVRLRWLPPSGYSGPASLVLPCVTLGVILASTLVRLVRASLLDTLGQPYMRTARAKGLREGRVVVRHGLRNALLPVVTFVGLQFGALLGGVVVLENVFAWPGLGQLALQAVTYRDYPVVQGVVVVLALAVVLVNLLVDLSYGLLNPRVRVSS